GGTTTGGAACGACAGCTTTGCTTCAAGTCGTCCGAAAGCAAATGTGAAAGAAGAAAAAGATCAGTTTGTCATCGAATTGGTGGCTCCTGGTTTTACCAAAGAACAAATCGATATAAATCTTGAGAAAGAAATTCTCACCATTAAAGGCGGATCTGCAAAAAAAGAACAGGAAGCGGCACGTTATACCACCCGCGAGTTTGTAGCAGGAGACTTCGTTCGCCGTTTCTCGATGCCTGATTCGGTTGATACTGAAAACATCACTGCAGGCTTTAACAACGGTATTCTCGAAATCAGATTGCCGAAACGTGAAGAGAATATTGATAAGGGACCTCGAACAATTAAGATTGGTTAACAGTAATATAGCAAGTTAGGTTTTGAATTATGGGGGCTGCGAAATAATCACGCAGCCCCCTTCTTTTTGCTAAATTCAAAATATATGTTTATTTTCTTTGAGGATTAACCCCCAATTCTATATTTTCGTAAGAATAACAAAGGCTTAAGTGCTTTTGTGTTTTGGGTCAAATTCGATTATTGATGGAGTCCAACGAACTAAAAAACTCGGCTATGCCAGAGCACAACGACGAATCTCGTAATTTGAACGAGAGGGTAGAAAATGAAGAAGTCTCGAAAGAGGGACAAACGCCGGTTGACAATGAGCAACACGCAGATGAACAGCAACCCGAAAAGAAGAAGCAGGTAGACGATCCGGAAGAGCAGCTTGCAGAAGAGGAAGTTGTGTCTTCATCGGAAAATATCGATGAAAAAGCCTCTGACGACGAAACTGTTGCAGATATCTCGGATGAAGGTGCTCCCAATGAGGAAGAAGCTCCCGAAAAGCCTGCGGATAATTCAGAGAATGAATCCATGGAGTTGGAGAAGGAGCCGAACGAGGTCGACGAAAATAAAGAGGAGGGAGAGGCTGTCAAAAAAGATGAAGAGCCTGTTGTAGAAAAGTCGGAAGAAAATACCTCAAAAGAAGAAGAGAGCACTGAAAAAACGGAAAGTATTTCAGAGGATGAGTCGATGGATCTGGAGAAAGACCCTGACGACGTTGATGAAGACGAAGAGGAGGATGAAAGTGACGAAGAGGCTGTCGATAAGGCCTCTGTCGATTATTCGGGATATAACAAGGTTCAACTGATCAATACTTTCCGGAAAATTCTTCCCAATGGTATCAGTGAGGATATTCGCCCCCAGGTAGAAGCTATCAAAGCCAATTTTTACAAGCTGCATAATACGGAACTGGAAGAGCAGAAGAAAGCTTTTATTGCTGAAGGAGGAAATGAATCAGATTTTCATCCTGAGTCCGAGCCGTATGAGAACGACTTGAAAGATCTTCTGAAAGAATTTAAAAATCTTAGAACCGAATATCATCGCAGGCAAGAGGTTCAGAAAGAGGAAAATTATCAGAAGAAGTTGGAGATTATAGAAGAGCTGAAAGCGTTGATTAATAAGGAAGAGTCGATAAATGCGACTTTTCAGGAATTTAATGCACTGCAGGCCCGCTGGCGTGAGCTGGGCCAGGTTCCACAGGGAAGAGTGAAAGACCTGTGGGAGAATTACCATCATCATGTAGAGAATTTTTACGACTACATTAAGATAAACCGCGAACTCCGTGATCTTGATTTGAAAAAGAACATGGATAAGAAGATTGGATTATGTGAAAAGGCTGAACTGTTAGCTGAAGACGAATCCAATGCGGTAAAAACGTTCCGTCAGCTTCAGAAACTGCACGAAATGTGGCGTGAGATTGGACCTGTGCCACGGGAAAATAAGCAAGAGTTGTGGGAGCGATTCAAAGCAGCAACGACTGTTATCAACAAACGATATCAGGAATATTTTGAAGAGGAGCGGAGCAAACAAAAAGAGAATCTGGAGAAAAAGGTTGAGCTCTGCGAGAGGGCCGAGGAGTTTGCGATTTTCGATTCGACCAATCCGCGTGAATGGAATGAGATGACTGAGAAAATTATTGCTCTTCAGAAAGAATGGAAAACCATTGGATTTGCTCCCAGAAAAGATAACACCTTAGTTTGGGAACGTTTCCGTGCTGCCAACGATACCTTCTTCAGGAAAAAACGTGAATTCTGGGCCAAGAGCAAGGAAAAACTTCACGAGAACCTGGCGAAGAAAATCGAGATATGTGAACAGGCAGAGGAAATAAAAGACAGTACTGATTGGAAGGGCACAACCGATAAGTTGATTGCTTTGCAGAAGAAATGGAAGGCAGTTGGACCGGTACCAAGAAAGCAGAGTGACATTGTCTGGAAGCGGTTTCGCGCAGCTTGTGACGAGTTTTTCAACCGAAAAGGTTCGCATTTCTCTGGCATGACGGATGAGCAGGAAGAGCACCTTAAAGCTAAGAAAGCGTTGCTCGAGGAGGTTGGTAATTTCAAGCCTTCCGGAGATGTTGAGGCGGATGTTGCTAAATTAGCGGAATTTCAGGAACGCTGGAAGGTGACCGGCCGCGTACCTTTCCGGAGAAAAGATGATGTGGAATCGAAGTTCCGGGACGCCATCAACGAGCAATTCGATAAAATTGAAATGGACGAACAGGAACGTAACCTGTACAAGTTCCGGAACAAGATGGCACACTGGATGACCATTCCGCGCGGATGGAGTCGCATCAATACCGAACGCGACCGTAATGTTTCGCGCATCAAGCAGCTGGAAAGCGATTTGGGAACATTGCAAAATAACATTGGCTTCTTTGGTGACTCGGAAGGCGCTCAGTCGCTGGCCGACAATGTCCAGTCGAAAATTGATCGCATAACCTCTCAAATCAATTACCTGAAATCGAAAATTGAAATCATTGACGGACTGGAAGAAGAATCCCGGTAGATTTACATAAAGTATAAGAGAGCCCGTTACTGAATGGCAACGGGCTTTTTCATGCTCAGATTTACCCTAAATTTAATTTTAGACTTCACCTCTTCAGATTTTATTCGTTACTTTGCATACTTTCAAAAAAGCTCAAAAAATCATAGGAACGTGGCAGCAACGAAGTATATTTTTGTGACCGGCGGTGTAACCTCTTCGCTGGGGAAAGGGATCATAGCTTCTTCTTTGGCTAAGTTATTGCAATCCAGAGGATACAAGGTAACCATTCAAAAGCTTGATCCATACATTAACGTCGATCCCGGAACATTGAATCCGTACGAGCATGGAGAGTGTTTTGTAACAGAAGACGGTGCAGAAACCGATTTGGATCTGGGACATTATGAACGTTTTCTGAATACACCTACTTCGCAAGCCAATAACGTTACTACCGGCCGTATATACCAATCAGTAATCAACAAAGAGCGCCGGGGCGATTATTTGGGTAAGACTGTTCAGATTATTCCTCATATTACAGACGAAATTAAGCGCTATATCAAATATCTCGGCTCGAAGCGGAAATTTGATGTTGTGATTTCGGAGATTGGTGGAACGGTTGGTGACATTGAATCGCTGCCCTATATCGAAGCTGTTCGGCAGTTGAAATGGGAGTTGGGTGAGAATGCGCTTTTCGTTCATCTTACGCTCGTTCCTTATTTATCTGCTTCTGGCGAGCTGAAAACAAAGCCCACTCAACACTCTGTGAAAATGTTGCTTGAAAACGGAGTACAGCCCGATGTGCTGGTGTTGCGTACAGAACATCAGTTGACACCAGATATTAAGCGTAAGGTGGCACTCTTCTGTAACGTTGAAAAAGAAGCTGTGATTGAATCGATTGATGTACCTACGATTTATGAGGTGCCGATTAAGATGAAGGAAGAGCAGCTCGATGAAATCGTGTTGAAGAAACTGGGACTGCCTCTTGGTGTTTCTCCTCAGCTGGAAGCCTGGAATGATTTTCTGCATCGCTGCAAAAATCCAAAACAAAAAATAAAGATTGGCCTAGTTGGAAAGTACGTGGAGTTGCATGACGCCTATAAATCCATTTCCGAAGCATTAATACATGCAGGCGCTGCAAATGAAGCTGAAGTGGATATAGCCTGGATTCATTCGGAGCGCGTTACGCAGGAGAATCTGGAACGTAAGCTGAAAGGATGTGACGGAATTTTGGTGGCACCTGGATTTGGACATCGTGGTATTGAAGGAAAAATACTGGCCACTCAATATGCACGGGAAAACAAAATTCCATTCTTCGGTATTTGTTTAGGAATGCAAATCGCGGTAATTGAGTTTGCACAGAATGTACTCAATATGTGTGGCGCCGATTCAAGCGAAATGAACCCTTCCACCAAGTATCCGGTTATAGACCTGATGGAAGAGCAGAAGGGCATTATCGAGAAAGGTGGAACCATGCGACTCGGTGCTTACTCCTGTCAATTAAAAAAAGATTCTAAAGCTTTTGCTGCGTACAATAAAGGAAAAGTTCATGAACGTCATCGCCATCGCTATGAGTTCAATGATAAATATTTAAAAGATTTTGAAAGTGCCGGTATGAAGGCTGTTGGAACTAATCCGGAAACCCGTTTGGTCGAGGTTATGGAAATCCCGGAACATCCATGGTTTGTTGGTGTACAGTTCCATCCTGAATACAGCAGTACGGTTCTGAAACCGCACCCGTTGTTTGTTGCGTTTGTTTCAGCTGTATTGAAAAATAAGAAGTAAATAATTAAATAGTTGTAAAAGACTCCTATGGATAGAAATACCATTAGCGGACTTGTTCTCATTTTTGTCATACTGATTACATTCAGTTATTTTAATAAACCTTCGAAGGAAGAAGTCGAGGCTGCCAAGCGCAAGCGCGACTCAATTGAGCAGGTTCAGGCCGAACAACAACGTATTGCTGAGAAAAAAGCTCAGGAAGCTACGACCACTCAACAGCCACAGGAAAAAGCTGATTCAACAACAGCAGCGAAGACTGTACCGGCAAGTGAAAACCGGAAAGACGAGTATGGCGCCTTTGGCGATGCAGCTGTCGGAACTGAGAAGTTCGTTACGCTGGAAAATAACCTGATGAAAGTAAAGGTCTCCACGAAAGGGGGACGGATTTATTCGGTAGAATTAAAAAATTATAAAAGATACGACGGCAAACCATTGGTATTGTTTAGTGGTGATGCCAACCGTTTCGGTTTGAATTTCTTCTCACAAAACAGAAGCATTGAAACTGACAAACTGTATTTTACACCTTCAGTAAGCTCTGATAGCTTAGTTGCATCCGGCCCGAAAGTTCCGAAAGGAAAAGAAGGGCGTATCAATTTTAACGAAGACCATCCGGGAGGTTCGAAAACATTGACGATGCGTGTAAACGCTGGAAATGGCAAATTCATCGAATATGTTTATACCATCAAGTACAACTCGTACATGATGGATTTCAATATTCGCTCGCAGGGACTTAGTCAATTGATCGGCGGTAATGCTTATATGAGCTTTAACTGGGCTATTGACGTTCCTCGCCAGGAGAAAAAGTCAAAATATGGAGAGGATCGTTACACCACTATCTATTACAAATATCATCAAGATGAGGTGAACAGCCTGAGCTCCTCCAAGTCTGACAGTAAGGATTTGACGACCAGTGTGAAGTGGATCGGATTTAAGCAGCTGTTTTTCTCTTCCATTCTGATTGCCGATAACAGCTTCACCAGTGCAAAAATTAAAAGCAACAAAACTGAAGATAATCCGAACTACCTGGCAGATTTCTCGGCCGATGTAACCATTCCGGTTGACAATGCCAAGACGCAGAACGTTCCGATGAAGATGTTCTTTGGTCCGAACCAGTACAATGTCCTTAAACAGTACAAGCTTCAGCTTGATCAGGAGATGAACCTGGGTTGGACAATTATTGGTTGGGTTAACAAATTTATTGTGATTCCGGCGTTTGATTTCCTTCGCAGATACATCAACAATTTTGGAATTATCATTCTGTTGCTGACCATTTACATCAAGCTCATCATTTCTCCGTTTACATACAAGTCGTACTTATCGCAGGCAAAAATGCGTGCATTGAAACCGGAGATTGACGAGATCAAGGCCAAGTATGGCAAAGATAAGGCGATGGAATCGCAGCAGGCTACGATGGCGCTTTACAAGAAAGCCGGGGTGAATCCCATGGGAGGTTGTTTGCCCATGGTATTTCAGTTCCCGATTCTGATTGCCATGTTCCGGTTCTTCCCGGTATCGATCGAGTTACGTCAACAGAGCTTTTTGTGGGCTCACGACCTTTCATCGTACGATTCAATTTTCCATTTGCCGTTTACCATTCCATTCTATGGTGATCACGTGAGTCTGTTCTGTCTGTTGATGACCGTTACCAACGTCTTCTACATTAAGATGAATAACGAGATGAACGCGGCCGGAACACAGCAGATGCCGGGAATGAAAACAATGATGTACTTGATGCCTGTGATGTTCCTGTTCATCTTCAACAACTACGCAGCAGGTTTGAGTTTGTATTACTTCCTGTCGCTGTTGCTGACCTTCCTGCAGATGTTCATCTTCAAGAAGGCTATCGATGAAGATAAGATTCGCAAGCAGATTACAGCTAAGCAGAAGAAACCAGCGAAGAAGTCGAAATTCCAGAAACGTTTGGAAGATATGGCTCGCCAGCGTGGTATGGAAGCACCGAAGAAATAATCGAAGATATTCTCAATAAAATAGCAAGAGCAGTCCAAGCGGGCTGCTCTTTTTTCTTTATGCTTACGCAGAATATATGTCACAAAAAAAGCTGCTCAATCTGAACAGCTTTAATGCAATATCTTTTTGAGTTTTGTTATTCGCCATTTTCGAAGTCACGCTGCAAGGCAACCATCTTAATGGCAGTAACGGCTGCTTCGTCGCCTTTATTGCCATGTTTGCCGCCGGCACGGTCCAGGGCCTGCTGCTGATTCTCGGTGGTTAAAACGCCGAAAATTACCGGCAAATTGAATTTCATGTTCAAATGAGTCGCACCTTGCGAAACGCCATGGCAAATAAAATCGAAGTGTCGGGTTTCTCCCTGTATCACACAACCGAGCAACAGAACAGCATCTACGTCGGTATTTTCAGCAAAAAGCTGACCGCCCAGGGTTAGTTCAAAACTTCCGGGGACGTGTTTTACCCGAATATTATCGTCTTTTGCCCCGTGCTTTTTCAATGTCTCAACAGCACCACGAGCCAGCGCTCCGGTTACTTCATAGTTCCATTCCGATACTACGATACCGAATTTCATATTTTCGGCCGATGGAACTTTTTCCATGTCGTATGCAGATAAATCTTTTGTAGCCATTTTTTCAGGATTTTTGCAAAGATAAAAAATCCCCTCCGTTCCAAACGAAGGGGATTGCTTTATCGAAAACTAATTCGTTTTATTTTTTCGCCAGGATTTCAACGCGGGCAATATATTTGTCAATCTGACGTCCCTCGTTGCTTTCCGGGTACTTTTCTTTTACCGTTTTGTAAACGTTCAATGCATCATCATATTTACCCATGGTTTCATACAGATTGCCTGCTTTCATGAGGTAAATAGGTGTGGTGAATTGATTGTCGTTCATATTGGCAGCGTCCATGTAGCGGCTAACTGCTTTGTCGTTATTACCCAGTTCGGCATATGCATCACCGGTAGCTCCTTTGGCAATCGGGCCAATCAGCGGATCGTCGGTGCTGAAATCATCAAGATATTCAATGGCCTGCTCGTATTTACCAAGATGTAGGTAAGAGATTCCGGTATAATAACGTGCCAGATGACCTGAAGAGGTACTTCCATATTCATCTAAAATGTCGAGAAATCCGGGATAGTTACCATCGCCGTTAAGAGCCAGGTTGAACGAATCTTTCTGGAAATATTGTTCGGCAACAAACATCTGAGACTGTGCCTTTTTCTCACGCGGAATTTTATAATACCGGTGGAAAGCCAGAAAGAGAATGGCTAGAACTACGCCCGCACCAAAAATGTAAGTGATGATTTTCTGATTCTTTTCAAAAAATTGTTCAGTTGAGGTCAACGCGTGTTCAACTTCCTGCAGGTTTTCGCCGGTGTGTTTGTTTTTTCCTTTACTCATCTTATTTATTATGTCTTTATTTTCAGGTCGTGTAAACGTGAAGGCAAAAATAAATTTTTTTCAGGAACCATTGATATTTTTGATCATAAAAATATAATGTCGGTGCCAAAAGAAATTCATTGGGACATTTCTGATTAAGTAATTGAAAAACAGATTGAATATTAATTCGGAATCGGCAAACAACTGTTCCGGACGATTATTTATTAGTTTTGTAGCCGGATTATTTCCCTCAATCACACTCATTCATGTACATAAAGGAATTATCTGTCATCAATTTTAAGAACCTCGAGCAGGTAGAGTTGGAGTTTTCACACAAACTGAATTGTTTCATCGGGAACAACGGTGTGGGGAAAACCAACCTGTTGGATGGGATCTATTATCTTTCCTTCTGCAAAAGCTATTTCAACTCTGTCGATTCGCAGAATATCCGTCACGAGGAAGAGTTTTTTGTATTGCAGGGACAGTACAGTCGTCTGGATGAGGATGAGAATATTTATTGTGGATTTCAGAAGGGGCAGAAGAAGAAATTCCGTCGCAATAAAAAAGAGTACAAACGACTGTCAGAGCACATTGGCTTGTTGCCGTTGGTAATGATTTCTCCATCGGACACGAGTTTGATTATGGGCGGAAGCGACGAACGTCGTAAGTTCATGGACAGTGTGATTTCGCAAAACGATCGCCAGTATCTCGATCAGTTGATTCGGTACAACCGGGCATTGTTGCAGCGTAATAACTTGCTGAAATACTTTGCTGCCAATCGTGTATTTGAGCCTGATAACCTGGAAGTATGGGATGCACAACTGGTGATGTTAGGTGAAAAGATTAATAAGCGCCGGCAAGAATTTCTGGGAGAGTTGCAACCTATTTTCCAGAGATATTATGACTTCATATCGGACGGGCATGAGCAGGTGACTTTAGATTATCAGTCACAGTTGAATGAAGGCAATTTTGAAGGGCAACTGAAGGAAACGCTTCAGCGCGATAGAGTATTGCAATTCACTTCCGTGGGAATTCATAAAGACGATTTGGAGCTGAAGTTGGGCGATTTTCCCATGAAGAAGATGGGGTCGCAGGGCCAGAAAAAGACGTATCTGGTCGCTTTGAAGCTCGCACAATTCGATTTTATTCGTTCGGTAAATGAAGCCATGCCGATTCTTCTTCTCGATGATATTTTTGATAAACTCGATGGCGACCGAGTGGAGAAGATTGTCAAATTGGTTTCCGGAAACACATTTGGACAAATTTTTATTACCGATACCAACCGCGAACATCTCGACCAGATTATTCCCCGTGTAGGAGCCGATTATCGTATTTTCAGGGTAACCGATGGAGCCGTAACCGAGAATGGGAATAATGGCGGTGAACCCAAAGTTGTTGAAAACAATTAGCGACCGAAGGTGCTATTGTGATTTTCCCTTTATACTTTTGAAATAAAGAATATCTGCAAAAAAACAGAAAACCAGATGCGCAGAAGTGAGACACAATCGTTAGGTAGTGTAATTAAGGAATACCTGAAGGAATCGCGGATGGATGGCAAGCTCGCCGAGGTGGAAGCCGTTAATTCCTGGGAAACCATTATTGGAAAAACGATTGCGCGTGCGACCACCAACATTTATATCAAAAATGGCGTGTTGTATGTGCATCTCCGTTCTTCGATTGTGCGCAACGAACTCTTCATGATGCGGCACCAGATTGTAGATGCGATGAACAACCACGTAGGTCGTAAGGTTATCCGTGAAATTATTCTTCGCTAAATACTTACCACTTTATATTTTCCATGGGAATTGTGGGCGATTCTTCTATCGAAATCATTGCGTTGATGATGCGTGCTTCGTTAAATTCCGATAACATTTCCGGCTGAATAGGAATCGCTTCAATTTTACTTTCTTTTAGGTAACAGGCCCTACGAGTGCCTCGAAGCAGCGGCGTATCAGGAGTGAACCATTTGTCTCCTTTCCGGAAAATGATATTGGCATATGACGTGTCGGTAATGAAGCCATTTTTGACTAACAGTACGTCATCTGCATTACCGCGCTGAGAAAATAATTCTTGCAGCTTTTCGCGATTAGCATATTTGTATCTGTAATTAATATCATCGGCATTCTCCAGGCGAAGAGAATGCACCGGGCGAATTGAATAAGGCTCAAACTCTACTTTCTCGATAGTTTCCCGGTAGGTAACGCGGCATTTGAACAGGCCATTTTTCGCTTCCGCAGGAATATTCAGATTGTTGGTTAAATCGATTTCCGCGTCCAGGTTGAATACCTCCTTGCGAGTTCGGTTCAACCGGGTGTTGTGCCACGAAAGTCTTTCGGGCTCCCCGTTTCGGATACATATGGTTTCAATGAATCGGCACATACACTTTGTCAATCATTTCCTGGTATTCTTTTTCCGGCTCGCTAAAAACGGTGATGCCTCCGCCACTACGGAATATCATTTGATTATTTTTTTGTTCAATATAACGAATCATCACAGCGGAATCCAGATTTTGTCCATCAAAAATACCAAATACGCCGGTGTAGTATCCGCGCTCATCAATTTCCGATTCCTTAATGATTTCGATTGTCTTTTGTTTTGGAGCACCGGATATGGAGCCTGCAGGCAGCAATGTAGATATGATGTTTCCAATGTTGGAATGATAGTCAGAACTGAGTTCACCTGAAATCTCCGAACTAACCTGGAGCAGCGTTTTTTCGTGGGTCTTTACCTCATCGATGTATCGAAAGCGGGAAACATACACATTTTTTGCGACCATCGATAAATCGTTTCGAATCAAATCGACGATGGTGTTATGTTCAGCTGTCTCTTTCTTGTCGTTCAGAATTTGGCTGGCTGCATTGGGAATGCTCGCATCGATGGTTCCTTTCATTGGGTAAGAGGAAATCTTTCCGTTGGTGACTTTGACAAAAGTCTCTGGTGAAAACACCACACATTTCCCGGGAAGTAGCAATTTGTAAGGCGCTTTACTCCGGTGAAAGATATCTTCGAAA
This Prolixibacter sp. NT017 DNA region includes the following protein-coding sequences:
- a CDS encoding DUF721 domain-containing protein, whose protein sequence is MRRSETQSLGSVIKEYLKESRMDGKLAEVEAVNSWETIIGKTIARATTNIYIKNGVLYVHLRSSIVRNELFMMRHQIVDAMNNHVGRKVIREIILR
- the recF gene encoding DNA replication/repair protein RecF (All proteins in this family for which functions are known are DNA-binding proteins that assist the filamentation of RecA onto DNA for the initiation of recombination or recombinational repair.), which produces MYIKELSVINFKNLEQVELEFSHKLNCFIGNNGVGKTNLLDGIYYLSFCKSYFNSVDSQNIRHEEEFFVLQGQYSRLDEDENIYCGFQKGQKKKFRRNKKEYKRLSEHIGLLPLVMISPSDTSLIMGGSDERRKFMDSVISQNDRQYLDQLIRYNRALLQRNNLLKYFAANRVFEPDNLEVWDAQLVMLGEKINKRRQEFLGELQPIFQRYYDFISDGHEQVTLDYQSQLNEGNFEGQLKETLQRDRVLQFTSVGIHKDDLELKLGDFPMKKMGSQGQKKTYLVALKLAQFDFIRSVNEAMPILLLDDIFDKLDGDRVEKIVKLVSGNTFGQIFITDTNREHLDQIIPRVGADYRIFRVTDGAVTENGNNGGEPKVVENN
- the ribH gene encoding 6,7-dimethyl-8-ribityllumazine synthase, with product MATKDLSAYDMEKVPSAENMKFGIVVSEWNYEVTGALARGAVETLKKHGAKDDNIRVKHVPGSFELTLGGQLFAENTDVDAVLLLGCVIQGETRHFDFICHGVSQGATHLNMKFNLPVIFGVLTTENQQQALDRAGGKHGNKGDEAAVTAIKMVALQRDFENGE
- the yidC gene encoding membrane protein insertase YidC is translated as MDRNTISGLVLIFVILITFSYFNKPSKEEVEAAKRKRDSIEQVQAEQQRIAEKKAQEATTTQQPQEKADSTTAAKTVPASENRKDEYGAFGDAAVGTEKFVTLENNLMKVKVSTKGGRIYSVELKNYKRYDGKPLVLFSGDANRFGLNFFSQNRSIETDKLYFTPSVSSDSLVASGPKVPKGKEGRINFNEDHPGGSKTLTMRVNAGNGKFIEYVYTIKYNSYMMDFNIRSQGLSQLIGGNAYMSFNWAIDVPRQEKKSKYGEDRYTTIYYKYHQDEVNSLSSSKSDSKDLTTSVKWIGFKQLFFSSILIADNSFTSAKIKSNKTEDNPNYLADFSADVTIPVDNAKTQNVPMKMFFGPNQYNVLKQYKLQLDQEMNLGWTIIGWVNKFIVIPAFDFLRRYINNFGIIILLLTIYIKLIISPFTYKSYLSQAKMRALKPEIDEIKAKYGKDKAMESQQATMALYKKAGVNPMGGCLPMVFQFPILIAMFRFFPVSIELRQQSFLWAHDLSSYDSIFHLPFTIPFYGDHVSLFCLLMTVTNVFYIKMNNEMNAAGTQQMPGMKTMMYLMPVMFLFIFNNYAAGLSLYYFLSLLLTFLQMFIFKKAIDEDKIRKQITAKQKKPAKKSKFQKRLEDMARQRGMEAPKK
- a CDS encoding aminotransferase class IV, which encodes MCRFIETICIRNGEPERLSWHNTRLNRTRKEVFNLDAEIDLTNNLNIPAEAKNGLFKCRVTYRETIEKVEFEPYSIRPVHSLRLENADDINYRYKYANREKLQELFSQRGNADDVLLVKNGFITDTSYANIIFRKGDKWFTPDTPLLRGTRRACYLKESKIEAIPIQPEMLSEFNEARIINAMISIEESPTIPMENIKW
- a CDS encoding CTP synthase, giving the protein MAATKYIFVTGGVTSSLGKGIIASSLAKLLQSRGYKVTIQKLDPYINVDPGTLNPYEHGECFVTEDGAETDLDLGHYERFLNTPTSQANNVTTGRIYQSVINKERRGDYLGKTVQIIPHITDEIKRYIKYLGSKRKFDVVISEIGGTVGDIESLPYIEAVRQLKWELGENALFVHLTLVPYLSASGELKTKPTQHSVKMLLENGVQPDVLVLRTEHQLTPDIKRKVALFCNVEKEAVIESIDVPTIYEVPIKMKEEQLDEIVLKKLGLPLGVSPQLEAWNDFLHRCKNPKQKIKIGLVGKYVELHDAYKSISEALIHAGAANEAEVDIAWIHSERVTQENLERKLKGCDGILVAPGFGHRGIEGKILATQYARENKIPFFGICLGMQIAVIEFAQNVLNMCGADSSEMNPSTKYPVIDLMEEQKGIIEKGGTMRLGAYSCQLKKDSKAFAAYNKGKVHERHRHRYEFNDKYLKDFESAGMKAVGTNPETRLVEVMEIPEHPWFVGVQFHPEYSSTVLKPHPLFVAFVSAVLKNKK
- a CDS encoding Hsp20/alpha crystallin family protein, translating into MKSNNDLLDRLFNDSVWNDSFASSRPKANVKEEKDQFVIELVAPGFTKEQIDINLEKEILTIKGGSAKKEQEAARYTTREFVAGDFVRRFSMPDSVDTENITAGFNNGILEIRLPKREENIDKGPRTIKIG
- a CDS encoding tetratricopeptide repeat protein, encoding MSKGKNKHTGENLQEVEHALTSTEQFFEKNQKIITYIFGAGVVLAILFLAFHRYYKIPREKKAQSQMFVAEQYFQKDSFNLALNGDGNYPGFLDILDEYGSTSSGHLARYYTGISYLHLGKYEQAIEYLDDFSTDDPLIGPIAKGATGDAYAELGNNDKAVSRYMDAANMNDNQFTTPIYLMKAGNLYETMGKYDDALNVYKTVKEKYPESNEGRQIDKYIARVEILAKK
- a CDS encoding DUF349 domain-containing protein, yielding MPEHNDESRNLNERVENEEVSKEGQTPVDNEQHADEQQPEKKKQVDDPEEQLAEEEVVSSSENIDEKASDDETVADISDEGAPNEEEAPEKPADNSENESMELEKEPNEVDENKEEGEAVKKDEEPVVEKSEENTSKEEESTEKTESISEDESMDLEKDPDDVDEDEEEDESDEEAVDKASVDYSGYNKVQLINTFRKILPNGISEDIRPQVEAIKANFYKLHNTELEEQKKAFIAEGGNESDFHPESEPYENDLKDLLKEFKNLRTEYHRRQEVQKEENYQKKLEIIEELKALINKEESINATFQEFNALQARWRELGQVPQGRVKDLWENYHHHVENFYDYIKINRELRDLDLKKNMDKKIGLCEKAELLAEDESNAVKTFRQLQKLHEMWREIGPVPRENKQELWERFKAATTVINKRYQEYFEEERSKQKENLEKKVELCERAEEFAIFDSTNPREWNEMTEKIIALQKEWKTIGFAPRKDNTLVWERFRAANDTFFRKKREFWAKSKEKLHENLAKKIEICEQAEEIKDSTDWKGTTDKLIALQKKWKAVGPVPRKQSDIVWKRFRAACDEFFNRKGSHFSGMTDEQEEHLKAKKALLEEVGNFKPSGDVEADVAKLAEFQERWKVTGRVPFRRKDDVESKFRDAINEQFDKIEMDEQERNLYKFRNKMAHWMTIPRGWSRINTERDRNVSRIKQLESDLGTLQNNIGFFGDSEGAQSLADNVQSKIDRITSQINYLKSKIEIIDGLEEESR
- a CDS encoding aminodeoxychorismate synthase component I — its product is MNRLAVQHKPFLFVHDFDLKAPLILTLPEAENRGVLFEINGQRNFQPVFPAKKAVQFEKHPISFSDYRKGFDNVMRHIRHGNSFLTNLTFPTSVETNLSFEDIFHRSKAPYKLLLPGKCVVFSPETFVKVTNGKISSYPMKGTIDASIPNAASQILNDKKETAEHNTIVDLIRNDLSMVAKNVYVSRFRYIDEVKTHEKTLLQVSSEISGELSSDYHSNIGNIISTLLPAGSISGAPKQKTIEIIKESEIDERGYYTGVFGIFDGQNLDSAVMIRYIEQKNNQMIFRSGGGITVFSEPEKEYQEMIDKVYVPIH